The Klebsiella aerogenes KCTC 2190 region AACACCAACGTGCCGGGCATCTACGCGGTGGGCGATAATACCGGCGCCGTCGAGCTGACGCCGGTCGCCGTGGCCGCAGGCCGTCGTCTGTCCGAACGCCTGTTTAACAACAAGCCGGAAGAGCACCTCGACTACAGCAATATCCCGACCGTGGTCTTCAGCCACCCGCCAATCGGCACCGTCGGCTTAACCGAGCCGCAGGCGCGCGAGCAGTACGGCGACGACGCCGTGAAGGTGTACAAATCGTCCTTCACCGCAATGTATACCGCCGTGACCTCTCACCGCCAGCCGTGCCGCATGAAGCTGGTCTGCGTCGGCCCGGAAGAGAAGATTGTCGGTATTCACGGTATCGGCTTCGGAATGGATGAGATGCTGCAGGGCTTTGCGGTGGCGCTGAAAATGGGCGCCACCAAAAAAGACTTCGACAATACCGTCGCCATTCACCCAACCGCAGCGGAAGAGTTTGTCACTATGCGTTAATCCGCGCAGCCCCGTCTCAGGACGGGGCTTCATTTTGACTCCGTCACCAGATTACGTAGGATCTGATGGCCGATGTAGTTACTCCAGTTAAAGCTGTTTTGCAGCACCACCACCGCATTCTGATTCGCTTTATCGAAGCCGATATAGCTCGAATAGCCGCCGATGTAACCCACCTGATAAGTTAATCGCTGCCGACCAAATGTGTCGGTCACCCAGGCAATGTTCGCCGCTTCGACCCGCCGCGGATAATAATCAACGCTAACGTCTTTAAACGCCCGATCCAGTGCCGCCTGCCCCGTGGGGGCGAAGTGAGCGCGGGCATAGTTAATCAGATCGCCGGCGTCGCTGTACAGACTCGCCGCGCCAACCATATTATTCGTGAACTGCCAGTCCGGCGTCAGCGCGCCGCGCGGTTTAAACTTCGGCTGATCGCCTGCGTGTCCCAGCGCCCGCCACGGATATTCATGCAGCGTTTGCGGCAGGAAGCTGGTATTCCCCATCGCCAATGGCCGGAAGATCATCCGTGACGCCAGCGTCTCAATCGATTCGCCGGTTTGGTATTTGAGAAGATACCCAAGTATCGCAAAGCCCAGGTTGGAGTAACTCGGCTCGCGCTCCAGCGGCGCATTGAAGTTGCTCAGATAGCTCAGCACGCCGTCGGCGTCGAGCTCATGATAGAAATTCTCACCGTCGTTGAGATAGGCCAACAGATGCTCAAGCGACAGCATGTTCATCGGCTGACGCGGCAGCCCGGAGGTATGGGTGACCAGTTGCAGCAAGGTTATCTTGCGGGCGTCGTCGCTGAGCACGGTCCCCGGCGGCAGCAGGGTTTGCAGCGTATCGTTCCAGTGCAAACGCCCCTCGTTGACCAGCATCGTCACCAC contains the following coding sequences:
- a CDS encoding serine hydrolase domain-containing protein, with amino-acid sequence MSPPSNETSQVGHNGQRLSVDTFVSQYMREKQVSGVVVAIIHHNGPAEFHCFGVTDDKQRYPITPQTLFALGSLSKGVTAEVVTMLVNEGRLHWNDTLQTLLPPGTVLSDDARKITLLQLVTHTSGLPRQPMNMLSLEHLLAYLNDGENFYHELDADGVLSYLSNFNAPLEREPSYSNLGFAILGYLLKYQTGESIETLASRMIFRPLAMGNTSFLPQTLHEYPWRALGHAGDQPKFKPRGALTPDWQFTNNMVGAASLYSDAGDLINYARAHFAPTGQAALDRAFKDVSVDYYPRRVEAANIAWVTDTFGRQRLTYQVGYIGGYSSYIGFDKANQNAVVVLQNSFNWSNYIGHQILRNLVTESK